The following proteins are encoded in a genomic region of Heliangelus exortis chromosome 7, bHelExo1.hap1, whole genome shotgun sequence:
- the RRP12 gene encoding RRP12-like protein isoform X3: MAAGAGSGKGGGRGPVARGAGYTMARSGRLRSGAAGKLKRWRKGHSSDCNPETRQHRLAARSRFFSRPAAETSSLTVDAVKLHNELQSGSLRLERKSDSTQLPMEEDDALEAATEKSSGTFLSGLSDCTNATFSKVQRFWESNSAAHKEICAVLAAVTEVIRSQGGKESETEYFAALMTTLEAVESPESLAAVAYLLNLVLKRVPSPVLIKKFSDASKAFMGIVSSQACSSSTSALRWILSCLATLLRKQNLTAWSYPVTLQVYHGLLSFCIHTKPKVRKAAQYGVCSVLRGSEFMFGDAAPEHHPAAPSTAKFCVQEIEKAGGTKEATTTLHILALLRDLLPCFPAAIVKTCCETLLRVMTLSHVLVTACAMQAFHSLFSAQASVACLPAELNAQIITALYDYVPSTSDLQLLQTWLSTMERAHVNLGRLQKDLCWAHLPRLFSAAMNCFLSPHSQVVAAAARTLETLLSECIAPHMEDLSTVSASAPAPASYLCKMFRSVEEGLTYRFHAAWHEVLQVLKVFFGTCGKQCHPIMRKCLQSLCDLRLSPHFPYTSEVDQAVGAAVSTMGPEVILEAVPLEIDGKEETLDFPRSWLLPVLRDHVRGARLGFFTSYFLPLAATLKSRALEFTQAGKSMEAKIYDTLQWQMVCGFLQKASEKLTSPESSEFARLSILDLVVAMAPYADEQSLGSLYHTIQPSLQSKERSMQKKAYRVLEEVCAAPHAPCQAFVRSHLPDLQAALLDSLKSAASPAKRPRLKCLFHIVKKLSAEHEAFITALVPEVILCTKEVSVGARKNAFVLLVEMGHAFIRFGPTPQEAMQRFLLLVYAGLTGSVTMISCTVLALTRLFFEFKDHLELSVVEQLLQNVCLLLASRTRDVVKAALGFLKVTLLLVDTKLLAKHVQTMLEALGNLSDDMTRHFRMKLRNLFTRFIRKFGFELVKGLLPAEYHKVLVNIRKAEARSRKQRALRQAAANTDEEEAAPAQPRGESMEEILGDSEEDEAEEKEERQRSKERRKQARQKGQAWLKEGEEDDPLNFLDPNVSQRVLATKPGPKRSGGVSHGFKVSEDGRLIIHEEEEVDDDEAKGADEEMADVLQDVGLRSKKSQKHRFREEPDDEEPEPGSYSQYRAGGSGIHRQLDKKPAFGAEYKSKKGKGDVKKKGQLDPYAYIPLNRARLNRRKQAKMQGQFKSLMKGAQRGAKAGHKNHLKAQRP, translated from the exons ATGGCGGCGGGCGCCGGAAGCGGAAAGGGAGGGGGGCGTGGCCCGGTGGCACGTGGAGCCGGCTACACCATGGCGCGGAGCGGGCGGCTGCGATCGGGCGCCGCCGGCAAGCTGAAGCGGTGGCGGAAGGGCCACAGCAGCGACTGCAACCCCGAGACCCGCCAGCACCGCCTGGCCGCCCGCAGCCGCTTCTTCAGCCGGCCCGCGG CAGAGACAAGTAGCTTGACAGTGGATGCGGTGAAGCTGCACAATGAGCTGCAGTCAGGATCCCTGCGTTTGGAGCGGAAAAGCGACAGCACTCAGCTCCCTATGGAGGAGGACGATGCACTGGAGGCCGCCACGGAAAAATCCTCTGGCACCTTCCTGAGTGGGTTGAGCGACTGCACCAATGCCACTTTCAGCAAGGTGCAGCGCTTCTGGGAGTCCAACTCTGCTGCTCACAAAGAG atctgtgctgtgctggcGGCCGTGACTGAGGTGATCCGTTCTCAGGGGGGAAAGGAGAGTGAGACTGAGTACTTTGCTGCACTG ATGACCACCTTAGAGGCAGTTGAGTCTCCTGAGTCCCTGGCTGCAGTCGCCTACTTGCTTAACCTTGTGCTAAAGAG AGTACCAAGCCCAGTGcttataaaaaaattctcagatGCCTCAAAAGCCTTCATGGGAATTGTGTCCTCACAggcctgcagcagctccacttCTGCTCTGCGATGG ATCCTCTCTTGTCTGGCAACTCTGCTGCGGAAGCAGAACTTGACAGCCTGGAGCTACCCTGTCACCCTCCAGGTCTATCACGGCTTGCTGAGCTTCTGTATTCATACCAAGCCCAAG GTGCGGAAAGCGGCCCAGTACGGTGTGTGCTCTGTCCTGAGGGGCAGTGAGTTCATGTTTGGAGATGCAGCCCCTGAGCATCACCCTGCAGCACCCTCCACTGCCAAGTTCTGTGTGCAGGAGATCGAAAAAGCTGGAG GCACCAAGGAGGCAACCACCACCCTGCATATCCTTGCCCTGCTGCGGGACTTGTTGccctgcttccctgcagccaTAGTGAAGACCTGCTGTGAGACCTTGCTCCGAGTCATGACCCTTAGTCATGTG TTGGTGACAGCATGTGCCATGCAAGCTTTCCACAGCCTCTTCAGTGCCCAGGCCAGTGTGGCCTGCCTGCCAGCCGAGCTCAATGCCCAGATCATCACT GCCCTCTATGACTACGTACCCAGCACAAGTGACCTACAGCTGCTGCAGACCTGGTTGTCCACCATGGAGAGGGCACATGTCAACCTGGGCAG gctgcagaaGGACCTGTGCTGGGCTCACCTGCCCCGGCTCTTCTCTGCTGCCATGAACTGCTTCCTCTCCCCACACTCccaggtggtggcagcagcagctcggACCCTGGAG ACCCTCCTGAGCGAGTGCATCGCACCCCACATGGAGGACTTGAGCACTGTCTCTGcatctgccccagcccctgcctcctACCTGTGCAAGATGTTCAG ATCAGTGGAGGAAGGCCTGACATACCGTTTCCATGCGGCATGGCATGAAGTGCTGCAGGTGCTGAAGGTATTTTTTGGAACATGTGGGAAGCAGTGCCACCCCATCATGAGGAAG TGCCTCCAGTCCCTGTGTGACCTGCGTCTCTCCCCACACTTCCCCTACACTTCTGAAGTGGACCAggcagtgggtgctgctgtgAGCACCATGGGCCCCGAGGTGATTCTGGAAGCTGTGCCCCTGGAGATCGATGGCAAAGA ggagACACTGGATTTCCCCCGCAGCTGGCTCCTGCCGGTGCTGCGGGACCACGTGCGGGGCGCGCGGCTTGGCTTCTTCACCAGCTACTTCTTGCCTTTGGCAGCCACCCTGAAAAGCAGAG ccctggagTTTACCCAAGCTGGGAAGAGTATGGAGGCCAAGATCTATGACACGCTGCAGTGGCAG ATGGTGTGTGGGTTCCTGCAGAAAGCCAGTGAGAAGCTGACCAGTCCTGAGAGCTCTGAGTTTGCCAG ACTCTCCATCCTGGATCTGGTGGTGGCAATGGCACCCTATGCTGATGAGCAGTCCCTGGGCTCCCTGTACCACACCATCCAGCCTTCCCTCCAG agcaaGGAGCGCAGCATGCAGAAGAAGGCATACCGTGTGCTGGAGGAGGTGTGTGCTGCTCCCCACGCACCCTGCCAGGCCTTCGTCCGCTCCCACCTGCCAGAtctgcaggcagcactgctggacTCACTCAAGAGTGCAGCATCCCCGGCCAAGAGG CCCCGGCTGAAGTGCCTCTTCCACATTGTGAAGAAGCTCTCCGCAGAGCATGAGGCCTTCATCACTGCCCTGGTCCCAGAG GTCATCCTCTGCACCAAGGAGGTGTCGGTGGGGGCCCGCAAGAATGCCTTTGTGTTGCTCGTGGAGATGGGACATGCATTCATACGCTTCGGGCCCACGCCCCAAG AGGCCATGCAGCGGTTCCTGCTCCTGGTCTACGCGGGGCTGACGGGCTCGGTCACCATGATCAGCTGCACAGTTCTGGCGCTGACCCGCCTGTTTTTTGAGTTCAAAG ATCACCTGGAACTGAGTGTGGTGGAGCAACTCCTGCAGAACGTCTGTCTGCTGCTGGCCTCCCGCACACGAGACGTGGTTAAGGCAGCCCTGGGCTTCCTCAAGGTCACGCTGCTGCTAGTGGACACCAAGCTACTGGCCAAGCATGTGCAGACAATG CTGGAGGCCTTAGGGAACCTTTCAGATGACATGACACGCCATTTCCGTATGAAGCTGCGAAACCTTTTCACCAGGTTCATCCGCAAGTTTGG CTTTGAGCTGGTGAaggggctgctgccagctgagTATCACAAGGTGCTGGTGAACATCCGCAAGGCAGAAGCCCGGAGCCGCAAGCAGCGTGCCCTGAGGCAGGCAGCTGCAAATACAgatgaagaggaggcagcaccagcacaaCCCAGAGGAGAGAG CATGGAGGAGATACTGGGTGACTCAGAGGAGgatgaagcagaggaaaaggaagaacgGCAGCGGAGCAAGGAGCGGAGGAAACAAGCACGGCAGAAAGGCCAGGCCTGgctgaaggaaggggaagaggatgATCCCCTCAATTTCCTGGACCCCAACGTGTCCCAGAGGGTGCTGG CCACCAAGCCAGGCCCAAAACGGTCCGGAGGAGTGAGCCATGGCTTCAAGGTGTCTGAGGATGGGCGACTCATCATTCATGAAGAGGAGGAAGTGGATGATGATGAAGCCAAAG GAGCAGATGAGGAGATGGCAGATGTGCTGCAAGATGTGGGTCTTCGCAGT aagaaaagccagAAGCACAGGTTCAGAGAGGAGCCAGATGATGAAGAACCTGAGCCTGGGAGCTATTCTCAGTATAGAG CTGGAGGCTCTGGGATCCACCGGCAGCTGGACAAGAAGCCAGCCTTTGGTGCAGAGTACAAATCCAAG AAAGGCAAAGGTGATGTGAAGAAGAAGGGTCAGCTTGACCCCTATGCCTACATCCCCCTGAACAGAGCTAGACTCAACAGAAG gAAGCAGGCAAAAATGCAAGGCCAGTTCAAGAGCCTGATGAAGGGTGCCCAGCGTGGGGCCAAGGCCGGCCACAAGAACCATCTGAAGGCCCAGCGCCCATGA